The Setaria italica strain Yugu1 chromosome IX, Setaria_italica_v2.0, whole genome shotgun sequence genome has a window encoding:
- the LOC101780941 gene encoding 54S ribosomal protein L19, mitochondrial: MATLKDAVARKPILATIRLIVPAGAARPAPPVGPALGFYRLNLMAFCKDFNARTQKYKADTPMQVTLTAYKDSTFEFVVKSPSVSWFLKKAAGIETASSRPGHNAVSSLTLRHVYEIAKLKQSDPFCKHMSIEALCKSIIGTANSMGIEIVKDL; encoded by the coding sequence ATGGCAACTCTCAAAGATGCGGTGGCAAGAAAACCAATTCTAGCAACAATCCGTCTTATAGTTCCTGCTGGCGCTGCACGTCCAGCACCACCAGTTGGACCAGCTCTGGGTTTCTATAGGCTTAATTTGATGGCATTCTGCAAAGATTTCAATGCCAGGACACAGAAGTACAAGGCAGATACTCCAATGCAAGTTACTTTGACTGCCTACAAGGATAGTACTTTCGAGTTTGTAGTCAAGTCTCCTTCAGTTTCATGGTTTCTGAAGAAAGCTGCAGGCATTGAGACTGCCAGCAGCCGGCCAGGCCACAACGCAGTGTCATCCCTGACTCTTCGCCATGTGTATgagattgcaaaactgaagCAGTCTGATCCATTCTGCAAGCACATGTCAATTGAGGCGTTATGCAAATCCATCATTGGGACAGCTAACTCCATGGGCATTGAAATTGTTAAAGACCTTTGA
- the LOC101781347 gene encoding uncharacterized protein LOC101781347, which produces MLVRSASTPVLGALLPPGCQSPAVSSPAVHFPESPAAAYHPPAISCHLAGHGSGSDHERSLGAGSGMRRTSSEGNLSSLASRADDHHHLLPPPGKCAPRPRPVPLETIQSFTDRRASTDDEDEEEEDDDDFEAAERELSFGQFSGFVGGGSTYSHEHPLFLARGLGIDRLGSGLLSADDGVGGFGGSGGGGSNLVTSGNGGDRSGIEMHYKKMIEEDPCNGLFLRNYAQFLYQVKGDYRRAEEYYSRAILADPDDGELLSEYAKLVWDVHRDEERASSYFERAAKASPENSHVLAAHAAFLWDTEDADVPEESGIGALGYVGFAPAHSSLASATT; this is translated from the exons ATGCTCGTGAGGAGCGCCTCCACGCCGGTCCTCGGCGCGCTGCTCCCGCCGGGCTGCCAGTCGCCGGCGGTCTCCTCCCCGGCCGTCCACTTCCCCgagtcgccggcggccgcctaccacccgccggccatctcctgcCACCTGGCCGGCCACGGATCCGGATCCGACCACGAGCGCTCGCTCGGCGCCGGCTCCGGCATGCGCCGCACCAGCTCGGAGGGTAACCTGTCCTCCCTGGCCAGCCGCGCGgacgaccaccaccacctcctcccgccgcccggcaagtgcgcgccgcggccgcggccggtgccGCTCGAGACCATCCAGTCCTTCACGGACCGGCGGGCGTCCACCGatgacgaggacgaggaggaggaggacgacgacgatttCGAGGCAGCGGAGCGCGAGCTGAGCTTCGGGCAGTTCAGCGgcttcgtcggcggcggcagcacgtaCTCGCACGAGCACCCGCTGTTCCTCGCCAGGGGCCTCGGGATCGACCGCCTCGGCTCGGGCCTCCTCAgcgccgacgacggcgtcggcgggttcggtggcagcggcggcggtggcagcaacCTGGTCACTTCTGGCAACGGAGGGGACCGGTCCGGCATCGAGATGCATTACAAGAAGATGATCGAGGAGGACCCCTGCAACggcctcttcttgaggaactACGCGCAGTTCCTGTACCAG GTGAAAGGGGATTACCGGAGGGCAGAGGAGTACTACTCCCGCGCAATTCTCGCCGACCCAGACGACGGCGAGCTCCTGTCGGAGTACGCCAAGCTGGTCTGGGACGTGCACCGCGACGAGGAGCGCGCGTCCAGTTACTTCGAGAGGGCAGCCAAAGCTTCGCCGGAGAACAG CCATGTCCTCGCCGCGCACGCCGCGTTCCTGTGGGACACGGAGGACGCCGACGTGCCGGAGGAGAGCGGCATCGGCGCGCTTGGCTACGTGGGGTTTGCTCCTGCTCATTCGTCTCTGGCTTCGGCAACAACCTGA